A part of Paenarthrobacter sp. A20 genomic DNA contains:
- a CDS encoding chitinase, whose product MSKHFPGRKLSWIRLSVLVAVIAAVVGAGVVSWRTYTDTRAAAASPSVFTGYVDVTATPRYAFEQPATENTKSVALAFIVADAKDGCTPSWGSFYSLEAAATELDLDRRIARLRQTGGDIAVSFGGLSNRELSTACTDDARLQQAYSAVVDRYDLSTIDLDIEGTALADKAAIARQAKAITALQKDRQAEDKNLSVWLTLPVAPAGLTADATAAVAQMLAAGVELAGVNIMTMDYGESRVAGQSMLQASIAAAEATHAQLGDIYSAAQQNLGAQTLWRRIGLTPMIGQNDIVADVFTLADAQGLHDFAQGKGIGRMSMWSLNRDAECGPNYPTLTVVSDACSGVAQGSTRFSDVLGADIDSKVTDAPSSALPIGTTTATAIVDNPATSPYPIWSPVATYVQSDRIVWQGNVYEAKWWTKDDVPNDPVHDGAAAPWKLIGPVLPGDRPAPEVTVPAGTYPAWSATTVYHKGDRVMLDQHVFEAKWWVQTQSPEAALQGSSDSAWMKLSNEEMAKLLAGGTAK is encoded by the coding sequence ATGTCGAAACACTTTCCTGGGCGAAAGTTGTCCTGGATTCGGCTCTCCGTTCTTGTCGCTGTGATTGCGGCAGTGGTGGGCGCCGGCGTCGTTTCCTGGCGCACCTACACAGACACCCGGGCGGCCGCAGCCTCACCATCGGTCTTCACCGGATACGTTGATGTAACCGCGACCCCACGGTACGCATTCGAGCAACCAGCCACAGAAAACACCAAGTCAGTGGCGTTGGCTTTCATCGTGGCCGATGCGAAGGATGGGTGCACACCTTCCTGGGGATCCTTCTACAGCCTTGAAGCGGCCGCCACGGAACTGGACCTGGACCGGCGCATCGCCCGGCTCCGGCAAACCGGTGGAGACATCGCAGTCTCCTTCGGCGGGCTATCAAACCGGGAACTTTCCACCGCCTGCACTGATGACGCACGGCTGCAGCAGGCCTATTCGGCCGTGGTGGACCGCTACGACCTGTCCACCATTGACCTGGACATCGAAGGCACCGCTCTGGCTGACAAGGCTGCCATTGCGCGGCAGGCCAAAGCCATCACAGCTCTGCAGAAAGACCGGCAGGCGGAAGACAAGAACCTGTCCGTCTGGCTCACGCTCCCCGTGGCCCCAGCCGGGCTGACCGCTGACGCGACTGCCGCCGTCGCGCAAATGCTTGCCGCCGGAGTGGAACTTGCCGGCGTCAACATCATGACCATGGACTATGGCGAAAGCCGGGTTGCCGGGCAGTCCATGCTGCAGGCCTCCATCGCGGCGGCAGAAGCCACCCATGCCCAATTGGGTGATATCTACTCTGCCGCGCAACAGAACCTGGGTGCACAGACGCTGTGGCGCAGGATCGGCCTCACGCCCATGATCGGCCAGAACGACATTGTGGCCGACGTGTTCACCCTGGCCGACGCCCAAGGCCTTCACGACTTCGCGCAGGGCAAAGGCATCGGCAGGATGTCCATGTGGTCCTTGAACCGGGACGCCGAATGCGGGCCGAACTATCCCACCCTCACAGTAGTGTCCGACGCTTGCAGTGGTGTGGCGCAAGGCAGCACCCGGTTCTCCGACGTCCTGGGAGCCGACATCGACTCCAAGGTCACTGACGCCCCCAGCTCCGCGTTGCCCATCGGCACAACCACTGCCACGGCGATAGTGGACAACCCCGCCACCAGTCCCTATCCGATCTGGTCCCCCGTGGCCACCTACGTGCAATCAGACAGGATCGTCTGGCAGGGCAACGTTTACGAGGCCAAGTGGTGGACAAAGGATGACGTGCCCAATGACCCGGTCCACGACGGCGCCGCGGCGCCGTGGAAGCTGATCGGTCCGGTTCTTCCCGGTGACCGCCCAGCACCCGAAGTCACCGTTCCCGCCGGAACCTACCCGGCTTGGTCGGCCACCACCGTTTACCACAAGGGTGACCGGGTGATGCTTGACCAGCACGTCTTCGAAGCCAAATGGTGGGTCCAAACGCAGAGCCCTGAGGCGGCCCTGCAGGGTTCCTCCGACTCAGCGTGGATGAAACTCTCCAACGAGGAGATGGCCAAGTTGCTGGCGGGAGGAACGGCTAAGTAG
- a CDS encoding enoyl-CoA hydratase/isomerase family protein, whose protein sequence is MIELSIANGIAEIVLNSPEKLNSLNEDALAELDKAYDDAAAAASRGEVRALLLRGEGRAFCAGRDIAAVTPETDDAQAYLGGLVEPLLKKMAAFPTPTFAAAHGACLGVGLGLLLATDVVYVAENAKFGSPFAKLGATLDSGGHWYFTERLGMHRTLDLIYTADLISGAEAVAQGMFSRAMPADVLLDETREIVSRVAVGATEAFNASKELVAHIRDQRLGLWASMAEENAEQARLCKTDDYAEGFRAFQEKRAPVFKG, encoded by the coding sequence ATGATCGAGCTCTCCATTGCCAACGGCATTGCCGAAATTGTCCTCAATTCCCCCGAAAAGCTGAACTCGCTCAACGAGGACGCGCTGGCCGAACTGGATAAGGCGTACGACGACGCTGCTGCCGCCGCCTCACGTGGCGAGGTGCGGGCGCTGCTTCTTCGCGGAGAGGGACGCGCCTTCTGTGCCGGCCGCGACATTGCCGCCGTGACTCCGGAAACCGACGACGCACAGGCTTACCTCGGTGGCCTCGTGGAGCCGCTGCTGAAGAAGATGGCCGCCTTCCCGACGCCGACATTCGCTGCCGCCCACGGCGCTTGCCTGGGAGTCGGGCTGGGGTTGTTGCTGGCCACTGACGTTGTGTACGTGGCGGAGAACGCCAAGTTTGGTTCTCCCTTTGCGAAGCTGGGGGCCACGCTGGACTCGGGCGGACACTGGTACTTTACGGAGCGGCTCGGAATGCACCGCACCCTGGACCTGATCTACACGGCCGACCTCATCTCAGGGGCCGAAGCAGTGGCCCAGGGGATGTTCAGCAGGGCGATGCCTGCCGATGTATTGCTTGACGAGACCCGGGAGATCGTTTCGCGGGTAGCTGTCGGGGCAACCGAAGCATTCAATGCATCCAAGGAACTCGTGGCCCACATCCGTGACCAGCGCCTGGGCCTGTGGGCATCCATGGCCGAGGAGAACGCCGAGCAGGCCCGGCTGTGCAAGACCGACGACTACGCCGAGGGCTTCCGGGCTTTTCAGGAGAAGCGCGCGCCGGTTTTCAAGGGCTAG
- the paaE gene encoding 1,2-phenylacetyl-CoA epoxidase subunit PaaE produces MTTETQTASRRRASFHNLTVAEVRRLTDDAIEVTFGVPAELAGQYDYLPGQYVALRTTLPDEAGEPHEVRRSYSICAEPRSFADGSSEIRVAIKKDLGGIFSTWANAELKAGDVLDVMSPQGAFISRHGKDGSSVQHNVMNSMNHPEELAGEPGSFVAIAAGSGITPVIAIARTLLAANPETTFDLVYANKAAMDVMFLEELADLKDKYPSRLALHHVLSREQRIAPLMTGRIDSEKLQALLSSAIRAEDVDEWFLCGPFELVQLCRDTLAARGVEPEHVRFELFTTGRPDRPEGNAGRPVVADESQDTYKITFTLDGLTGDVASPTHARESILNAALRVRPDVPFACAGGVCGTCRAKLITGTVTMDENYALEQDELDKGYVLTCQSHPTSEEVTVDFDV; encoded by the coding sequence ATGACCACCGAAACACAGACGGCCAGCCGCCGTCGTGCGTCTTTCCACAACCTGACCGTCGCGGAAGTCCGGCGCCTCACGGACGATGCCATTGAGGTCACGTTCGGTGTTCCCGCCGAGCTGGCCGGCCAGTACGACTACCTTCCGGGCCAGTACGTGGCATTGCGCACCACGCTTCCCGACGAAGCCGGGGAGCCGCACGAGGTCCGCCGCAGCTACTCGATTTGCGCAGAGCCGCGCAGCTTCGCGGACGGCAGCAGCGAGATCCGGGTGGCCATCAAGAAGGACCTTGGCGGCATCTTTTCCACGTGGGCCAACGCCGAACTGAAGGCCGGCGACGTCCTGGATGTCATGAGCCCGCAGGGTGCGTTCATTTCGCGCCACGGCAAGGACGGCTCGTCCGTCCAGCACAACGTCATGAATTCCATGAACCACCCGGAGGAGCTGGCAGGGGAGCCCGGCAGCTTCGTGGCCATCGCCGCCGGTTCGGGCATCACGCCGGTGATCGCGATTGCGCGGACGCTGCTGGCCGCCAACCCGGAAACCACGTTCGACCTCGTTTACGCCAACAAAGCAGCCATGGACGTGATGTTCCTCGAGGAGCTGGCGGACCTGAAGGACAAGTACCCGTCGCGCCTGGCGCTGCACCATGTGCTGTCCCGCGAACAGCGCATCGCGCCGCTGATGACCGGGCGTATTGATTCCGAGAAGCTGCAGGCACTGCTCAGCAGTGCCATCCGTGCCGAGGATGTGGACGAGTGGTTCCTGTGCGGACCGTTCGAACTGGTCCAGCTGTGCCGCGACACCCTAGCTGCCCGCGGCGTCGAGCCTGAGCACGTCCGCTTCGAGCTGTTCACCACCGGCCGCCCGGATCGTCCCGAGGGCAACGCGGGCCGACCTGTTGTGGCGGACGAGTCGCAGGACACGTACAAGATCACCTTCACACTGGATGGCCTCACCGGCGACGTCGCCAGCCCCACCCATGCCCGCGAATCCATCCTCAACGCGGCCCTTCGTGTTCGCCCGGACGTTCCCTTCGCGTGTGCCGGTGGCGTCTGCGGCACCTGCCGCGCCAAGTTGATCACCGGTACGGTGACCATGGACGAGAACTACGCCCTTGAACAGGACGAGCTGGACAAAGGCTATGTCCTCACCTGCCAGTCCCACCCCACCAGCGAAGAAGTTACCGTCGACTTCGACGTCTAA
- the paaD gene encoding 1,2-phenylacetyl-CoA epoxidase subunit PaaD has translation MTTQSRTQERTAEQRAWDIASTVCDPEIPVLTIEDLGILRGVRVAPTEATAKHDGGTSRTAVEVTITPTYSGCPAMDAIGDDLRTAFEKEGYASVHINLVLSPAWTTDWMTDSGKAKLEEYGIAPPTGMAAAGGHSGPVRLSLAVKCPQCSSLNTKELTRFGSTSCKALFVCQDCKEPFDYFKVL, from the coding sequence ATGACGACGCAGTCACGGACGCAGGAACGTACCGCTGAGCAGCGGGCCTGGGACATTGCGTCCACGGTCTGCGATCCGGAGATCCCTGTCCTCACCATCGAGGACCTGGGGATCCTGCGCGGTGTGCGGGTAGCCCCGACTGAAGCAACGGCCAAGCACGACGGCGGCACCTCACGTACCGCCGTCGAGGTCACCATCACGCCCACCTACTCCGGGTGCCCCGCGATGGACGCCATTGGCGACGATCTGCGGACAGCCTTCGAGAAGGAAGGCTACGCGAGCGTGCACATCAACCTGGTGTTGTCGCCGGCGTGGACCACGGACTGGATGACGGATTCCGGGAAAGCCAAGCTGGAGGAGTACGGGATTGCCCCGCCCACCGGCATGGCTGCGGCCGGTGGCCACTCCGGTCCTGTCCGCTTGAGCCTTGCCGTGAAATGCCCGCAGTGTTCGTCATTGAACACTAAGGAACTCACCCGCTTTGGTTCCACATCCTGCAAGGCGTTGTTCGTCTGCCAGGACTGCAAGGAACCGTTCGACTACTTCAAAGTCCTCTAA
- the paaC gene encoding 1,2-phenylacetyl-CoA epoxidase subunit PaaC, whose translation MTTKDTDFAIEGHGDISVGVHGAGASGDGSASATRITPGNALRPEDIALEISRGQVKPSEDVAEFALRIGDDGLILAQRLGHWISRAPELEEDIALGNIALDQLGHARSFLTYAGAAWGKSEDDLAYFRREHEFRSAHLFEQPNGDFAVTIARQFIVSFYQYELYTKLMESTDATLAAISAKAVKEVDYHRDHSAQWVLRLAGGTEESRERIIQGFKLVWPYVDELFEDDELTTRLAEAGVAVQPSSLRAGFDRLTGEIMAEAELEIPGVPQSLGGGRRGKHSEFLGYILAEMQVLAREHPGASW comes from the coding sequence GTGACTACCAAAGACACTGACTTCGCCATCGAAGGCCACGGGGACATTTCCGTGGGCGTCCACGGAGCCGGCGCTTCGGGCGACGGTTCCGCCAGCGCCACCCGCATCACACCGGGCAATGCGCTGCGTCCCGAAGACATCGCCCTCGAAATCAGCCGCGGGCAGGTCAAGCCCAGCGAGGACGTTGCAGAGTTTGCGCTGCGCATCGGCGACGACGGCCTGATCCTCGCCCAGCGCCTGGGCCACTGGATTTCCCGTGCTCCCGAGCTGGAGGAAGACATCGCGCTGGGCAACATTGCCCTGGACCAGTTGGGCCATGCGAGGTCGTTCCTGACGTATGCCGGCGCCGCTTGGGGCAAGTCCGAGGACGACCTCGCCTACTTCCGCCGCGAGCACGAGTTCCGCTCCGCTCACCTCTTTGAGCAGCCCAACGGCGACTTCGCAGTCACCATTGCCCGCCAGTTCATCGTGAGCTTCTACCAGTACGAGCTCTACACAAAGCTCATGGAGTCCACCGACGCCACCCTCGCTGCCATCTCCGCGAAGGCCGTCAAGGAGGTGGATTACCACCGCGACCACAGCGCCCAGTGGGTACTTCGCCTGGCCGGCGGCACCGAGGAGTCCCGCGAACGCATCATCCAGGGCTTCAAGCTCGTATGGCCATACGTGGACGAACTCTTCGAGGACGATGAGCTCACCACCCGCCTGGCTGAGGCCGGCGTCGCGGTGCAGCCCTCCAGCCTCCGCGCTGGTTTCGACCGCCTCACCGGGGAAATCATGGCCGAGGCCGAGCTGGAAATCCCCGGCGTCCCGCAGTCCCTGGGCGGTGGCCGCCGTGGCAAGCACTCCGAATTCCTGGGCTACATCCTTGCTGAAATGCAGGTCCTTGCCCGCGAACACCCCGGCGCGAGCTGGTGA
- the paaB gene encoding 1,2-phenylacetyl-CoA epoxidase subunit PaaB, producing MSPHGNPEAPGSASSEINREAPKVAATTEEHQESPWSLWEVFVRSSRGLSHVHAGSLHAPDAAMALRNARDLYTRRNEGVSIWVVPAEAISSSDPDSKGSFFESPQGKDYRHATYYTKSEGVKHL from the coding sequence ATGAGCCCACACGGCAACCCGGAAGCACCGGGCAGCGCCTCCAGCGAAATCAACCGCGAAGCCCCAAAGGTTGCGGCCACCACTGAGGAGCACCAGGAATCCCCATGGTCCCTGTGGGAGGTCTTCGTGCGTTCCAGCCGAGGCCTGTCCCACGTACACGCCGGTTCTCTGCACGCTCCGGACGCCGCCATGGCTCTCCGGAACGCCCGCGACCTCTACACCCGCCGCAACGAGGGCGTGTCCATCTGGGTTGTCCCGGCCGAGGCGATTTCCTCCAGCGATCCTGATTCCAAGGGCTCCTTCTTCGAGTCCCCGCAGGGCAAGGACTACCGCCACGCAACGTACTACACCAAGAGCGAAGGCGTGAAGCACCTGTGA
- the paaA gene encoding 1,2-phenylacetyl-CoA epoxidase subunit PaaA: MASQNLQSVPAELSPEEQEREAAGQAYFDRIISEDSRIEPRDWMPAAYRKTLLRQISQHAHSEIIGMQPEANWITRAPSLKRKSILMAKVQDEAGHGLYLYSAAETLGQSRDQMMEDLIAGKARYSSIFNYPTISWADMGAIGWLVDGAAICNQVPLCRASYGPYGRAMVRICKEESFHQRQGFEILLELANGTPAQKQMAQDAVNRWYAPSLMMFGPPDDDSPNSKQSMAWNIKRFSNDELRSRFVGMMVEQVRVLGLTLPDEDIRFNEETKKWEHGPLDWNEFKEVLAGRGPCNSQRVERRREAHENGAWVREAAVAYARKQAQKEHAA; encoded by the coding sequence ATGGCATCGCAGAATCTGCAGTCAGTGCCCGCTGAGCTGTCCCCGGAGGAGCAGGAGCGGGAGGCAGCCGGTCAGGCGTATTTTGATCGCATCATTTCGGAGGACTCGCGCATCGAACCGCGCGACTGGATGCCGGCGGCTTACCGCAAGACTTTGCTGCGCCAGATCTCGCAGCACGCACACTCGGAAATCATCGGCATGCAGCCGGAAGCCAACTGGATCACCAGGGCTCCGAGCCTGAAGCGCAAGTCCATCCTCATGGCCAAGGTCCAGGACGAGGCCGGCCACGGTCTCTACCTTTACTCGGCCGCCGAGACCCTGGGCCAGTCCCGGGACCAGATGATGGAAGACCTGATTGCCGGCAAGGCCAGGTACTCGTCCATCTTCAACTACCCCACGATTTCCTGGGCAGACATGGGGGCGATCGGCTGGCTTGTTGATGGCGCCGCCATCTGCAACCAGGTGCCCCTGTGCCGTGCCTCGTACGGTCCTTACGGTCGCGCGATGGTGCGCATCTGCAAGGAAGAATCGTTCCACCAGCGCCAGGGTTTCGAGATCCTGCTGGAACTCGCCAACGGCACGCCTGCTCAGAAGCAGATGGCCCAGGACGCAGTGAACCGTTGGTATGCACCGTCGCTGATGATGTTCGGCCCGCCGGATGACGATTCACCCAACTCCAAGCAGTCCATGGCCTGGAACATCAAGCGCTTCAGCAATGACGAGCTGCGCAGCCGGTTCGTCGGAATGATGGTGGAGCAGGTCCGGGTCCTCGGCCTGACCCTGCCTGACGAGGACATCCGTTTCAACGAAGAAACCAAGAAGTGGGAGCACGGACCCCTGGACTGGAACGAGTTCAAGGAAGTCCTGGCCGGCCGCGGCCCCTGCAACTCGCAGCGCGTAGAGCGCCGCCGCGAGGCACACGAAAACGGTGCCTGGGTTCGCGAAGCCGCAGTGGCATACGCCCGCAAGCAAGCACAGAAGGAACACGCAGCATGA
- a CDS encoding alkaline phosphatase, whose product MTDLTRRTLVKTSLAGLALTGLATSAAPASAAPGSAASGSAAPSAIPLVRKRLTLPTGIATGDVTADSAVLWSRASGPGRLTALLQAVDESGEILRGRSGFSRTIRGPLANEASDFTAKIHAKGLPAGTRFALELNFEDGNGPGEALRGTFRTAPGTSMGKHDGGTDVARGGGRSSSYSQSFVWTGDTAGQGWGINEDLGGMRGYKAMHATKPDFFIHSGDTIYADGPIAATVTEKDGQVWRNIVTEEVSKVAETLKEYRGRHRYNSLDANMRAMFADVPVIAQWDDHETTNNWYPGEILDDPRYTERNVNVLAARGRQAWQENMPIADAAALWRPGSYDAGQYQPARIYRKIPRGPQLDIFCLDMRTFKSPNTDGKEPYATNILGQEQVDWLIKEVRKSKATWKVIAADLPLGIIVPDGAVNQESLANRDHGAPLGRELEIAGVLSAFKKHGVKNTVWLTADVHYCAAHHYSPERAAFTDFDPFWEFVAGPINAGSFGPSEMDGTFGPEVLFAKAGRFAGESPRDGENQYFGHVDLASDGVFTVSLRNALGSVIYSKALIPEL is encoded by the coding sequence ATGACTGACCTCACGCGCCGCACCCTCGTCAAGACGTCCCTCGCCGGCCTGGCCCTGACCGGCCTCGCCACCAGCGCCGCCCCCGCCTCCGCCGCCCCTGGATCCGCGGCTTCTGGATCCGCGGCCCCCTCCGCCATTCCCTTGGTCCGCAAGCGGCTCACGCTTCCCACCGGGATCGCCACCGGCGACGTCACCGCCGACTCCGCCGTCCTGTGGTCCCGCGCTTCCGGGCCCGGCCGGCTCACTGCTTTATTGCAGGCAGTGGACGAATCGGGCGAGATCCTGCGCGGCCGCAGCGGCTTCAGCCGCACCATCCGCGGTCCTTTGGCCAACGAAGCCAGCGACTTCACCGCCAAGATCCATGCCAAAGGACTCCCCGCCGGCACCCGCTTCGCGTTGGAACTGAACTTCGAAGACGGCAACGGTCCTGGCGAAGCACTTCGCGGCACCTTCCGCACGGCACCTGGCACTTCCATGGGAAAGCACGACGGCGGTACTGACGTCGCGCGCGGAGGCGGCAGGTCGTCGTCGTACTCGCAGTCCTTCGTCTGGACCGGCGATACCGCCGGCCAGGGCTGGGGCATCAACGAGGACCTGGGCGGCATGCGCGGCTACAAGGCCATGCACGCCACCAAACCGGACTTCTTCATCCACTCCGGCGACACCATCTACGCCGACGGCCCCATCGCCGCCACTGTGACCGAAAAGGACGGCCAGGTGTGGCGGAACATCGTCACGGAGGAAGTCTCCAAAGTGGCAGAAACCCTCAAGGAGTACCGCGGACGCCACCGCTACAACTCACTGGACGCCAACATGCGCGCCATGTTCGCCGACGTCCCGGTGATCGCTCAGTGGGACGACCACGAGACCACCAACAACTGGTACCCCGGCGAAATCCTGGACGACCCCCGCTATACCGAACGGAACGTCAATGTCCTCGCCGCCCGGGGCCGCCAGGCGTGGCAGGAAAACATGCCGATCGCCGACGCCGCGGCGCTCTGGCGCCCGGGATCGTACGACGCCGGCCAGTACCAGCCGGCGCGCATCTACCGGAAGATCCCACGCGGCCCGCAGCTGGACATCTTCTGCCTGGACATGAGGACGTTCAAATCCCCCAACACCGACGGCAAGGAACCCTACGCCACCAACATCCTGGGCCAGGAGCAAGTGGACTGGCTGATCAAGGAAGTCCGGAAGTCCAAAGCGACATGGAAGGTGATCGCCGCCGACCTGCCACTGGGCATCATCGTTCCTGACGGCGCCGTCAACCAGGAAAGCCTGGCCAACCGCGACCACGGAGCTCCTTTGGGCCGCGAGCTCGAGATCGCCGGCGTACTGAGCGCGTTCAAGAAGCACGGGGTCAAGAACACCGTGTGGCTGACCGCGGATGTGCACTACTGCGCCGCGCACCACTACTCCCCCGAACGCGCAGCCTTCACCGACTTCGATCCCTTCTGGGAGTTCGTGGCCGGGCCCATCAATGCAGGTTCCTTCGGGCCCAGCGAGATGGATGGGACGTTCGGCCCGGAGGTTCTGTTCGCCAAGGCGGGGCGTTTCGCGGGCGAGTCACCGCGCGACGGTGAGAACCAGTACTTCGGGCACGTGGACCTCGCCTCCGACGGCGTGTTTACGGTGAGCCTGCGCAACGCCTTGGGCTCCGTGATCTACTCAAAGGCCCTCATCCCCGAGCTCTGA